The Verrucomicrobiota bacterium DNA segment TTTGCAGTCTATCAGTATCGCTGGAAATCGTCGCAAGCCGCGCAAGTTTTTTAACCACGGATGGACACGGATGGACACGGATTTTCGCCCGGTGTTCATCCGTGTCCATCCGTGTTCATCCGTGGTTGATTTTTGGCTGTGGCCTTCCAGGCCACGCTGCGCCGTATCGCAGGATTGCATCCTGCAGGGCGCAGGCAGGCCCGGCTCCTTGCACGAATCTGTGGAGGGCGGTCGCCAATCCCAAGGGGATTGCGTCCTCCAGCCCAGGGTTGCGTGTAAGGAGCAGGGCAGACCCTCGTGCGCCAAGAATTGCCGGCGGGCCGCAGATTCCAAATCTGCGATACGGCAGAGTTCAACTCTGCGCTACGGACCGCTGATTTTCCTAGCGTTCCTGCTCCGAATCCTCATTGCGATTCCTCGATTTCGGTCTCGATGCAGACAACTGAGATCAGGATTACGAGCGGCGGCAATGGCTTGCTCTCTTCTGGCATTCTTTTCGTCGAATCAAGCCTGCGCTGCGCAACATCAACTCAATCTGTTCATCTGGAGCGAATACATCGACCCGGCGGTCGTCGCCGACTTTGAGAAGCAATTCGACTGCAAAGTCACCATTGACCTGTACGAAGATGACGCCGCCATGATGGCCAAGCTCCAGGCCGGCGGCGCGTCAGTTTATGACGTCGTCGTGCCTCCGGATCATAAGGTCACGGCGCTTATCAAATTGAAACTGATCGCTCTCTTGCGCCATGAAAACATCCCCAACTTGAGGAATCTCGACGAGAAATTCCGCGATCCCCCTTACGATCCGGGCAACAAATACACGGTCGCTTACCAGTGGGGGACGTTGGGCATTTATGCCCGGCCCAACCCCGGCCAGACGATCGAGGCGTCGTGGGGATTTGTGTTCGATGCGAAGCAACAGACGGGGCGCTTTGTTCTCATGGACAGCGCCCGGGACATGGTCGGAGCGGCGCTGAAATACAAGGGCCGGAGTTTGAACAGCACGGATCCGGCGCATCTCAAGGAAGCGCGGGACTTGATCCTCGCCGCCAAGAAGCGCAGCCTCGGTTTCGACGGCAGCGTCGGAGGCAAGAACAAGGTGCTCGATAAAACTGTCCGCGCCGCGGTCGTGTACAGCGGGGAAGCGGCGCGCGGCTGCGTGGACGACAAAGAGACGATTTACCTTTTGCCTCGCGAAGGGAGCCAGATCTGGCAGGACAACCTCGCGGTGCTCGCGCAGGCTCCCCATCGCGACCTGGCGGAAAAGTTCATCAACCATATGCTCGACGCTCAAGTCGGAGCGA contains these protein-coding regions:
- a CDS encoding spermidine/putrescine ABC transporter substrate-binding protein, encoding MACSLLAFFSSNQACAAQHQLNLFIWSEYIDPAVVADFEKQFDCKVTIDLYEDDAAMMAKLQAGGASVYDVVVPPDHKVTALIKLKLIALLRHENIPNLRNLDEKFRDPPYDPGNKYTVAYQWGTLGIYARPNPGQTIEASWGFVFDAKQQTGRFVLMDSARDMVGAALKYKGRSLNSTDPAHLKEARDLILAAKKRSLGFDGSVGGKNKVLDKTVRAAVVYSGEAARGCVDDKETIYLLPREGSQIWQDNLAVLAQAPHRDLAEKFINHMLDAQVGARISNFTLFATPNKAAREFIRPADLKNPAIYPPPEVMPRLEFLKDLGDRTRLYDEIWTQIKSK